In the genome of Bacillus sp. S3, one region contains:
- a CDS encoding FtsW/RodA/SpoVE family cell cycle protein, whose protein sequence is MANKKTIFLNEVTGQIKSKEAKKYVADELGFHLKEAKNLWMGKGLLEAEAEEKAIEQMGSPTKLGIQMNKLHKPKIDWFTLILLITTLGLGFLPIVSLWNIDERYFSVSKTIMVLLGGAAALGMMAIDYRKWRNRGWLFYSLGILFLIVIRTFSNTTINGVPLLRIPSIITLESSMALPFFFLAWASFFTNERLKVWQFFILFFLPFFFFFTVPSTPVIFMYTVMVFVMIWWSKYSYKKIGSIFGIMVSGFTLFGWMAWQWQYLKMYQMERLMAFINPEEYSSGAGYLVLRVKELMTEAGWFGHPVNKEFIPSAHTDFVFVSLTYIYGWLFAAALVSILSLFMVRIIAISFKIQDSYAKLLLIGAVTLYGVQLACNVGMALGVFPQTSISLPFISYGLMPVLLNSFLIGVVLSVYRRKDFLSHRIV, encoded by the coding sequence GTGGCGAATAAAAAAACTATTTTCTTAAATGAAGTGACCGGACAAATTAAATCGAAGGAAGCTAAGAAATATGTGGCAGATGAATTAGGTTTTCACCTGAAGGAAGCAAAGAACCTATGGATGGGAAAAGGACTCTTAGAAGCAGAGGCCGAAGAAAAGGCGATTGAGCAGATGGGCAGCCCGACCAAATTGGGGATCCAAATGAACAAGCTGCACAAACCAAAGATTGATTGGTTCACCCTAATCCTATTGATTACGACCTTAGGACTTGGATTTTTACCGATCGTTTCACTTTGGAATATAGACGAACGATATTTCTCAGTCAGTAAGACCATCATGGTTTTATTAGGAGGTGCCGCAGCATTAGGAATGATGGCAATCGATTATCGTAAATGGAGAAATCGTGGATGGTTGTTTTATTCTCTAGGGATCCTCTTCCTAATTGTGATTAGGACTTTTTCCAACACTACGATTAATGGTGTTCCATTGTTAAGAATCCCGTCGATAATTACCTTAGAAAGCTCCATGGCTTTACCATTCTTTTTCCTTGCCTGGGCTTCGTTTTTTACAAATGAAAGGCTCAAAGTCTGGCAATTTTTCATTTTGTTTTTCCTTCCATTTTTCTTCTTCTTTACCGTTCCAAGTACACCCGTCATTTTTATGTACACGGTCATGGTATTCGTGATGATATGGTGGAGTAAATATAGTTATAAAAAAATTGGGAGTATTTTTGGAATCATGGTTAGTGGTTTCACCCTATTCGGGTGGATGGCGTGGCAATGGCAATACCTTAAAATGTATCAAATGGAAAGATTAATGGCCTTTATAAACCCGGAGGAATATTCGAGTGGCGCGGGATACCTGGTATTGCGTGTGAAAGAATTAATGACTGAAGCAGGGTGGTTTGGACACCCGGTGAATAAGGAATTTATCCCGTCCGCACATACAGATTTTGTTTTTGTAAGCTTAACTTATATTTACGGCTGGCTTTTTGCGGCTGCCTTAGTTTCCATTCTTTCCTTATTTATGGTTAGAATCATTGCCATTTCTTTTAAGATTCAAGACTCATATGCAAAGCTTCTTTTGATTGGTGCAGTTACATTATATGGTGTTCAGTTGGCCTGCAACGTTGGCATGGCACTAGGGGTTTTTCCACAAACGTCCATTTCATTGCCATTTATCAGTTATGGGCTGATGCCCGTTTTGTTAAATTCCTTTTTAATCGGGGTTGTGTTAAGCGTGTACCGGCGCAAGGATTTCCTCTCACACCGAATTGTTTGA